A section of the Pan paniscus chromosome 11, NHGRI_mPanPan1-v2.0_pri, whole genome shotgun sequence genome encodes:
- the PTCH1 gene encoding protein patched homolog 1 isoform X5, which produces MELLNRNRLVIVSPRCTPPKASGGPARRGFYTFRSFCKDGGGGEEEEENGGEEKDDRGDKETRSDKGKATGRKAPLWLRAKFQRLLFKLGCYIQKNCGKFLVVGLLIFGAFAVGLKAANLETNVEELWVEVGGRVSRELNYTRQKIGEEAMFNPQLMIQTPKEEGANVLTTEALLQHLDSALQASRVHVYMYNRQWKLEHLCYKSGELITETGYMDQIIEYLYPCLIITPLDCFWEGAKLQSGTAYLLGKPPLRWTNFDPLEFLEELKKINYQVDSWEEMLNKAEVGHGYMDRPCLNPADPDCPATAPNKNSTKPLDMALVLNGGCHGLSRKYMHWQEELIVGGTVKNSTGKLVSAHALQTMFQLMTPKQMYEHFKGYEYVSHINWNEDKAAAILEAWQRTYVEVVHQSVAQNSTQKVLSFTTTTLDDILKSFSDVSVIRVASGYLLMLAYACLTMLRWDCSKSQGAVGLAGVLLVALSVAAGLGLCSLIGISFNAATTQVLPFLALGVGVDDVFLLAHAFSETGQNKRIPFEDRTGECLKRTGASVALTSISNVTAFFMAALIPIPALRAFSLQAAVVVVFNFAMVLLIFPAILSMDLYRREDRRLDIFCCFTSPCVSRVIQVEPQAYTDTHDNTRYSPPPPYSSHSFAHETQITMQSTVQLRTEYDPHTHVYYTTAEPRSEISVQPVTVTQDTLSCQSPESTSSTRDLLSQFSDSSLHCLEPPCTKWTLSSFAEKHYAPFLLKPKAKVVVIFLFLGLLGVSLYGTTRVRDGLDLTDIVPRETREYDFIAAQFKYFSFYNMYIVTQKADYPNIQHLLYDLHRSFSNVKYVMLEENKQLPKMWLHYFRDWLQGLQDAFDSDWETGKIMPNNYKNGSDDGVLAYKLLVQTGSRDKPIDISQLTKQRLVDADGIINPSAFYIYLTAWVSNDPVAYAASQANIRPHRPEWVHDKADYMPETRLRIPAAEPIEYAQFPFYLNGLRDTSDFVEAIEKVRTICSNYTSLGLSSYPNGYPFLFWEQYIGLRHWLLLFISVVLACTFLVCAVFLLNPWTAGIIVMVLALMTVELFGMMGLIGIKLSAVPVVILIASVGIGVEFTVHVALAFLTAIGDKNRRAVLALEHMFAPVLDGAVSTLLGVLMLAGSEFDFIVRYFFAVLAILTILGVLNGLVLLPVLLSFFGPYPEVSPANGLNRLPTPSPEPPPSVVRFAMPPGHMHSGSDSSDSEYSSQTTVSGLSEELRHYEAQQGAGGPAHQVIVEATENPVFAHSTVVHPESRHHPPSNPRQQPHLDSGSLPPGRQGQQPRRDPPREGLWPPPYRPRRDAFEISTEGHSGPSNRDRWGPRGARSHNPRNPASTAMGSSVPGYCQPITTVTASASVTVAVHPPPVPGPGRNPRGGLCPGYPETDHGLFEDPHVPFHVRCERRDSKVEVIELQDVECEERPRGSSSN; this is translated from the exons TTGGAGGACGAGTAAGTCGTGAATTAAATTATACTCGCCAGAAGATTGGAGAAGAGGCTATGTTTAATCCTCAACTCATGATACAGACCCCTAAAGAAGAAGGTGCTAATGTCCTGACCACAGAAGCGCTCCTACAACACCTGGACTCGGCACTCCAGGCCAGCCGTGTCCACGTATACATGTACAACAG gCAGTGGAAATTGGAACATTTGTGTTACAAATCAGGAGAGCTTATCACAGAAACAGGTTACATGGATCAg ATAATAGAATATCTTTACCCTTGTTTGATTATTACACCTTTGGACTGCTTCTGGGAAGGGGCGAAATTACAGTCTGGGACAGCATACCTCCT AGGTAAACCTCCTTTGCGGTGGACAAACTTCGACCCTTTGGAATTCCTAGaagagttaaagaaaataaactatcaagtgGACAGCTGGGAGGAAATGCTGAATAAGGCTGAGGTTGGTCATGGTTACATGGACCGCCCCTGCCTCAATCCGGCCGATCCAGACTGCCCCGCCACAGCCCCCAACAAAAATTCAACCAAA cctCTTGATATGGCCCTTGTTTTGAATGGTGGATGTCATGGCTTATCCAGAAAGTATATGCACTGGCAGGAGGAGTTGATTGTGGGTGGCACAGTCAAGAACAGCACTGGAAAACTCGTCAG CGCCCATGCCCTGCAGACCATGTTCCAGTTAATGACTCCCAAGCAAATGTACGAGCACTTCAAGGGGTACGAGTATGTCTCACACATCAACTGGAACGAGGACAAAGCGGCAGCCATCCTGGAGGCCTGGCAGAGGACATATGTGGAG GTGGTTCATCAGAGTGTCGCACAGAACTCCACTCAAAAGGTGCTTTCCTTCACCACCACGACCCTGGACGACATCCTGAAATCCTTCTCTGACGTCAGTGTCATCCGCGTGGCCAGCGGCTACTTACTCATG CTCGCCTATGCCTGTCTAACCATGCTGCGCTGGGACTGCTCCAAGTCCCAGGGTGCCGTGGGGCTGGCTGGCGTCCTGCTGGTTGCACTGTCAGTGGCTGCAGGACTGGGCCTGTGCTCATTGATCGGAATTTCCTTTAACGCTGCAACAACTCAG GTTTTGCCATTTCTCGCTCTTGGTGTTGGTGTGGATGATGTTTTTCTTCTGGCCCACGCCTTCAGTGAAACAGGACAGAATAAAAGAATCCCTTTTGAG GACAGGACCGGGGAGTGCCTGAAGCGCACAGGAGCCAGCGTGGCCCTCACGTCCATCAGCAATGTCACAGCCTTCTTCATGGCCGCGTTAATCCCGATTCCCGCTCTGCGGGCGTTCTCCCTCCAG GCAGCGGTAGTAGTGGTGTTCAATTTTGCCATGGTTCTGCTCATTTTTCCTGCAATTCTCAGCATGGATTTATATCGACGCGAGGACAGGAGACTGGATATTTTCTGCTGTTTTACAAG CCCCTGCGTCAGCAGAGTGATTCAGGTTGAACCTCAGGCCTACACCGACACACACGACAATACCCGctacagccccccacccccctacaGCAGCCACAGCTTTGCCCACGAAACGCAGATTACCATGCAGTCCACTGTCCAGCTCCGCACGGAGTACGACCCCCACACGCACGTGTACTACACCACCGCTGAGCCGCGCTCCGAGATCTCTGTGCAGCCCGTCACCGTGACACAGGACACCCTCAGCTGCCAGAGCCCAGAGAGCACCAGCTCCACAAGGGACCTGCTCTCCCAGTTCTCCGACTCCAGCCTCCACTGCCTCGAGCCCCCCTGTACGAAGTGGACACTCTCATCTTTTGCTGAGAAGCACTATGCTCCTTTCCTCTTGAAACCAAAAGCCAAG GTAGTGGTGATCTTCCTTTTTCTGGGCTTGCTGGGGGTCAGCCTTTATGGGACCACCCGAGTGAGAGACGGGCTGGACCTTACGGACATTGTACCTCGGGAAACCAGAGAATATGACTTTATTGCTGCACAATTCAAATACTTTTCTTTCTACAACATGTATATAGTCACCCAGAAAGCAGACTACCCGAATATCCAGCACTTACTTTACGACCTACACAGGAGTTTCAGTAACGTGAAGTATGTCATGttggaagaaaacaaacagcTTCCCAAAATGTGGCTGCACTACTTCAGAGACTGGCTTCAGG GACTTCAGGATGCATTTGACAGCGACTGGGAAACCGGGAAAATCATGCCAAACAATTACAAGAATGGATCAGACGATGGAGTCCTTGCCTACAAACTCCTGGTGCAAACCGGCAGCCGCGATAAGCCCATCGACATCAGCCAG TTGACTAAACAGCGTCTGGTGGATGCAGATGGCATCATTAATCCCAGCGCTTTCTACATCTACCTGACGGCTTGGGTCAGCAACGACCCCGTCGCGTATGCTGCCTCCCAGGCCAACATCCGGCCACACCGACCAGAATGGGTCCACGACAAAGCCGACTACATGCCTGAAACAAGGCTGAGAA TCCCGGCAGCAGAGCCCATCGAGTATGCCCAGTTCCCTTTCTACCTCAACGGCTTGCGGGACACCTCAGACTTTGTGGAGGCAATTGAAAAAGTAAGGACCATCTGCAGCAACTATACGAGCCTGGGGCTGTCCAGTTACCCCAACGGCTACCCCTTCCTCTTCTGGGAGCAGTACATCGGCCTCCGCCACTGGCTGCTGCTGTTCATCAGCGTGGTGTTGGCCTGCACATTCCTCGTGTGCGCTGTCTTCCTTCTGAACCCCTGGACGGCCGGGATCATT GTGATGGTCCTGGCGCTGATGACGGTCGAGCTGTTCGGCATGATGGGTCTCATCGGAATCAAGCTCAGTGCCGTGCCCGTGGTCATCCTGATCGCTTCTGTTGGCATAGGAGTGGAGTTCACCGTTCACGTTGCTTTG GCCTTTCTGACGGCCATCGGCGACAAGAACCGCAGGGCTGTGCTTGCCCTGGAGCACATGTTTGCACCCGTCCTGGACGGCGCCGTGTCCACTCTGCTGGGAGTGCTGATGCTTGCGGGATCTGAGTTCGACTTCATTGTCAG GTATTTCTTTGCTGTGCTGGCGATCCTCACCATCCTCGGCGTTCTCAATGGGCTGGTTTTGCTTCCCGtgcttttgtctttctttggACCATATCCTGAG GTGTCTCCAGCCAACGGCTTAAACCGCCTGCCCACACCCTCCCCTGAGCCACCCCCCAGCGTGGTCCGCTTCGCCATGCCGCCCGGCCACATGCACAGCGGCTCTGATTCCTCCGACTCGGAGTATAGTTCCCAGACGACAGTGTCAGGCCTCAGCGAGGAGCTTCGGCACTACGAGGCCCAGCAGGGCGCGGGAGGCCCTGCCCACCAAGTGATCGTGGAAGCCACAGAAAACCCCGTCTTCGCCCACTCCACT GTGGTCCATCCCGAATCCAGGCATCACCCACCCTCGAACCCAAGACAGCAGCCCCACCTGGACTCAGGGTCCCTGCCTCCTGGACGGCAAGGCCAGCAGCCCCGCAGGGACCCCCCCAGAGAAGGCTTGTGGCCACCCCCCTACAGACCGCGCAGAGACGCTTTTGAAATTTCTACTGAAGGGCATTCTGGCCCTAGCAATAGGGACCGCTGGGGCCCCCGCGGGGCCCGTTCTCACAACCCTCGGAACCCAGCATCCACTGCCATGGGCAGCTCCGTGCCCGGCTACTGCCAGCCCATCACCACTGTGACGGCTTCTGCCTCCGTGACTGTCGCCGTGCACCCGCCGCCTGTCCCTGGGCCTGGGCGGAACCCCCGAGGGGGACTCTGCCCGGGCTACCCTGAGACTGACCACGGCCTGTTCGAGGACCCCCACGTGCCTTTCCACGTCCGGTGTGAGAGGAGGGATTCGAAGGTGGAAGTCATTGAGCTGCAGGACGTGGAATGCGAGGAGAGGCCCCGGGGAAGCAGCTCCAACTGA
- the PTCH1 gene encoding protein patched homolog 1 isoform X2 has protein sequence MGKATGRKAPLWLRAKFQRLLFKLGCYIQKNCGKFLVVGLLIFGAFAVGLKAANLETNVEELWVEVGGRVSRELNYTRQKIGEEAMFNPQLMIQTPKEEGANVLTTEALLQHLDSALQASRVHVYMYNRQWKLEHLCYKSGELITETGYMDQIIEYLYPCLIITPLDCFWEGAKLQSGTAYLLGKPPLRWTNFDPLEFLEELKKINYQVDSWEEMLNKAEVGHGYMDRPCLNPADPDCPATAPNKNSTKPLDMALVLNGGCHGLSRKYMHWQEELIVGGTVKNSTGKLVSAHALQTMFQLMTPKQMYEHFKGYEYVSHINWNEDKAAAILEAWQRTYVEVVHQSVAQNSTQKVLSFTTTTLDDILKSFSDVSVIRVASGYLLMLAYACLTMLRWDCSKSQGAVGLAGVLLVALSVAAGLGLCSLIGISFNAATTQVLPFLALGVGVDDVFLLAHAFSETGQNKRIPFEDRTGECLKRTGASVALTSISNVTAFFMAALIPIPALRAFSLQAAVVVVFNFAMVLLIFPAILSMDLYRREDRRLDIFCCFTSPCVSRVIQVEPQAYTDTHDNTRYSPPPPYSSHSFAHETQITMQSTVQLRTEYDPHTHVYYTTAEPRSEISVQPVTVTQDTLSCQSPESTSSTRDLLSQFSDSSLHCLEPPCTKWTLSSFAEKHYAPFLLKPKAKVVVIFLFLGLLGVSLYGTTRVRDGLDLTDIVPRETREYDFIAAQFKYFSFYNMYIVTQKADYPNIQHLLYDLHRSFSNVKYVMLEENKQLPKMWLHYFRDWLQGLQDAFDSDWETGKIMPNNYKNGSDDGVLAYKLLVQTGSRDKPIDISQLTKQRLVDADGIINPSAFYIYLTAWVSNDPVAYAASQANIRPHRPEWVHDKADYMPETRLRIPAAEPIEYAQFPFYLNGLRDTSDFVEAIEKVRTICSNYTSLGLSSYPNGYPFLFWEQYIGLRHWLLLFISVVLACTFLVCAVFLLNPWTAGIIVMVLALMTVELFGMMGLIGIKLSAVPVVILIASVGIGVEFTVHVALAFLTAIGDKNRRAVLALEHMFAPVLDGAVSTLLGVLMLAGSEFDFIVRYFFAVLAILTILGVLNGLVLLPVLLSFFGPYPEVSPANGLNRLPTPSPEPPPSVVRFAMPPGHMHSGSDSSDSEYSSQTTVSGLSEELRHYEAQQGAGGPAHQVIVEATENPVFAHSTVVHPESRHHPPSNPRQQPHLDSGSLPPGRQGQQPRRDPPREGLWPPPYRPRRDAFEISTEGHSGPSNRDRWGPRGARSHNPRNPASTAMGSSVPGYCQPITTVTASASVTVAVHPPPVPGPGRNPRGGLCPGYPETDHGLFEDPHVPFHVRCERRDSKVEVIELQDVECEERPRGSSSN, from the exons TTGGAGGACGAGTAAGTCGTGAATTAAATTATACTCGCCAGAAGATTGGAGAAGAGGCTATGTTTAATCCTCAACTCATGATACAGACCCCTAAAGAAGAAGGTGCTAATGTCCTGACCACAGAAGCGCTCCTACAACACCTGGACTCGGCACTCCAGGCCAGCCGTGTCCACGTATACATGTACAACAG gCAGTGGAAATTGGAACATTTGTGTTACAAATCAGGAGAGCTTATCACAGAAACAGGTTACATGGATCAg ATAATAGAATATCTTTACCCTTGTTTGATTATTACACCTTTGGACTGCTTCTGGGAAGGGGCGAAATTACAGTCTGGGACAGCATACCTCCT AGGTAAACCTCCTTTGCGGTGGACAAACTTCGACCCTTTGGAATTCCTAGaagagttaaagaaaataaactatcaagtgGACAGCTGGGAGGAAATGCTGAATAAGGCTGAGGTTGGTCATGGTTACATGGACCGCCCCTGCCTCAATCCGGCCGATCCAGACTGCCCCGCCACAGCCCCCAACAAAAATTCAACCAAA cctCTTGATATGGCCCTTGTTTTGAATGGTGGATGTCATGGCTTATCCAGAAAGTATATGCACTGGCAGGAGGAGTTGATTGTGGGTGGCACAGTCAAGAACAGCACTGGAAAACTCGTCAG CGCCCATGCCCTGCAGACCATGTTCCAGTTAATGACTCCCAAGCAAATGTACGAGCACTTCAAGGGGTACGAGTATGTCTCACACATCAACTGGAACGAGGACAAAGCGGCAGCCATCCTGGAGGCCTGGCAGAGGACATATGTGGAG GTGGTTCATCAGAGTGTCGCACAGAACTCCACTCAAAAGGTGCTTTCCTTCACCACCACGACCCTGGACGACATCCTGAAATCCTTCTCTGACGTCAGTGTCATCCGCGTGGCCAGCGGCTACTTACTCATG CTCGCCTATGCCTGTCTAACCATGCTGCGCTGGGACTGCTCCAAGTCCCAGGGTGCCGTGGGGCTGGCTGGCGTCCTGCTGGTTGCACTGTCAGTGGCTGCAGGACTGGGCCTGTGCTCATTGATCGGAATTTCCTTTAACGCTGCAACAACTCAG GTTTTGCCATTTCTCGCTCTTGGTGTTGGTGTGGATGATGTTTTTCTTCTGGCCCACGCCTTCAGTGAAACAGGACAGAATAAAAGAATCCCTTTTGAG GACAGGACCGGGGAGTGCCTGAAGCGCACAGGAGCCAGCGTGGCCCTCACGTCCATCAGCAATGTCACAGCCTTCTTCATGGCCGCGTTAATCCCGATTCCCGCTCTGCGGGCGTTCTCCCTCCAG GCAGCGGTAGTAGTGGTGTTCAATTTTGCCATGGTTCTGCTCATTTTTCCTGCAATTCTCAGCATGGATTTATATCGACGCGAGGACAGGAGACTGGATATTTTCTGCTGTTTTACAAG CCCCTGCGTCAGCAGAGTGATTCAGGTTGAACCTCAGGCCTACACCGACACACACGACAATACCCGctacagccccccacccccctacaGCAGCCACAGCTTTGCCCACGAAACGCAGATTACCATGCAGTCCACTGTCCAGCTCCGCACGGAGTACGACCCCCACACGCACGTGTACTACACCACCGCTGAGCCGCGCTCCGAGATCTCTGTGCAGCCCGTCACCGTGACACAGGACACCCTCAGCTGCCAGAGCCCAGAGAGCACCAGCTCCACAAGGGACCTGCTCTCCCAGTTCTCCGACTCCAGCCTCCACTGCCTCGAGCCCCCCTGTACGAAGTGGACACTCTCATCTTTTGCTGAGAAGCACTATGCTCCTTTCCTCTTGAAACCAAAAGCCAAG GTAGTGGTGATCTTCCTTTTTCTGGGCTTGCTGGGGGTCAGCCTTTATGGGACCACCCGAGTGAGAGACGGGCTGGACCTTACGGACATTGTACCTCGGGAAACCAGAGAATATGACTTTATTGCTGCACAATTCAAATACTTTTCTTTCTACAACATGTATATAGTCACCCAGAAAGCAGACTACCCGAATATCCAGCACTTACTTTACGACCTACACAGGAGTTTCAGTAACGTGAAGTATGTCATGttggaagaaaacaaacagcTTCCCAAAATGTGGCTGCACTACTTCAGAGACTGGCTTCAGG GACTTCAGGATGCATTTGACAGCGACTGGGAAACCGGGAAAATCATGCCAAACAATTACAAGAATGGATCAGACGATGGAGTCCTTGCCTACAAACTCCTGGTGCAAACCGGCAGCCGCGATAAGCCCATCGACATCAGCCAG TTGACTAAACAGCGTCTGGTGGATGCAGATGGCATCATTAATCCCAGCGCTTTCTACATCTACCTGACGGCTTGGGTCAGCAACGACCCCGTCGCGTATGCTGCCTCCCAGGCCAACATCCGGCCACACCGACCAGAATGGGTCCACGACAAAGCCGACTACATGCCTGAAACAAGGCTGAGAA TCCCGGCAGCAGAGCCCATCGAGTATGCCCAGTTCCCTTTCTACCTCAACGGCTTGCGGGACACCTCAGACTTTGTGGAGGCAATTGAAAAAGTAAGGACCATCTGCAGCAACTATACGAGCCTGGGGCTGTCCAGTTACCCCAACGGCTACCCCTTCCTCTTCTGGGAGCAGTACATCGGCCTCCGCCACTGGCTGCTGCTGTTCATCAGCGTGGTGTTGGCCTGCACATTCCTCGTGTGCGCTGTCTTCCTTCTGAACCCCTGGACGGCCGGGATCATT GTGATGGTCCTGGCGCTGATGACGGTCGAGCTGTTCGGCATGATGGGTCTCATCGGAATCAAGCTCAGTGCCGTGCCCGTGGTCATCCTGATCGCTTCTGTTGGCATAGGAGTGGAGTTCACCGTTCACGTTGCTTTG GCCTTTCTGACGGCCATCGGCGACAAGAACCGCAGGGCTGTGCTTGCCCTGGAGCACATGTTTGCACCCGTCCTGGACGGCGCCGTGTCCACTCTGCTGGGAGTGCTGATGCTTGCGGGATCTGAGTTCGACTTCATTGTCAG GTATTTCTTTGCTGTGCTGGCGATCCTCACCATCCTCGGCGTTCTCAATGGGCTGGTTTTGCTTCCCGtgcttttgtctttctttggACCATATCCTGAG GTGTCTCCAGCCAACGGCTTAAACCGCCTGCCCACACCCTCCCCTGAGCCACCCCCCAGCGTGGTCCGCTTCGCCATGCCGCCCGGCCACATGCACAGCGGCTCTGATTCCTCCGACTCGGAGTATAGTTCCCAGACGACAGTGTCAGGCCTCAGCGAGGAGCTTCGGCACTACGAGGCCCAGCAGGGCGCGGGAGGCCCTGCCCACCAAGTGATCGTGGAAGCCACAGAAAACCCCGTCTTCGCCCACTCCACT GTGGTCCATCCCGAATCCAGGCATCACCCACCCTCGAACCCAAGACAGCAGCCCCACCTGGACTCAGGGTCCCTGCCTCCTGGACGGCAAGGCCAGCAGCCCCGCAGGGACCCCCCCAGAGAAGGCTTGTGGCCACCCCCCTACAGACCGCGCAGAGACGCTTTTGAAATTTCTACTGAAGGGCATTCTGGCCCTAGCAATAGGGACCGCTGGGGCCCCCGCGGGGCCCGTTCTCACAACCCTCGGAACCCAGCATCCACTGCCATGGGCAGCTCCGTGCCCGGCTACTGCCAGCCCATCACCACTGTGACGGCTTCTGCCTCCGTGACTGTCGCCGTGCACCCGCCGCCTGTCCCTGGGCCTGGGCGGAACCCCCGAGGGGGACTCTGCCCGGGCTACCCTGAGACTGACCACGGCCTGTTCGAGGACCCCCACGTGCCTTTCCACGTCCGGTGTGAGAGGAGGGATTCGAAGGTGGAAGTCATTGAGCTGCAGGACGTGGAATGCGAGGAGAGGCCCCGGGGAAGCAGCTCCAACTGA